TATCATTTACTTTAGTCTCAAAGATTTCTCCAACACCCATATGCTCTAAGGCTTCTTTGCATGTGCCGCAAGTTACACTCACTGCATTGAAGTTTAAGTATTTAAACATTTCTTTTATCTGATTGAAGATAATTAGATTTCGTAAAACTATTTTAGAATGCTCTTCTTCTTTTCCATTCACACTAAATGGAAATCCACAACATAGATAAGGCGGAGGTATAATAACTCTAGCCTTCGATTTTAATAATAAGTAAAGTCCTGCTAAGGATATATCCGAGAACATTCTTTCTGAGCCACAGCCTGGAAAATAGAAGATTGTTTTTTCAGGTGCATCACTTCCTTCAAACATCAATATTTGATTTGAATTGCATTCAGGTAAATAATCATGCAGGATTTTGAAAGATGATTTCATCATTGGCACTTGCAACATTCTCATCGCATAGGTTTTGGAAATTGGTTTTATGGATTGAAACGGAGAAGCTAGATAGGAGGATATGCTTTGTAATCTGCCACCCACTGCAAGAACGGTAGAGTGAATCAAACGGTTGTAGGCAGGTGAAGTAGAAGATAGATAGTCGAGGGTAAGCTCAGTAACCGCAGAACTACGTTTGATACCTTTTTGAACGAGTAGATTCCTTTCTAAGATAGATATTTCTCCTGTGTCAATTTTTACAGGGCAAGGGATTTTACATTTATGACAGATCGTGCAGTTATCCGCTATTTCTTCTAAATGACGTAGCAATTCAAAGGAAATATTTCTGTATCGTTGGACTTCAAACAATACCGCTTCAATCAAAGAGCCTATCGCTAGGTTTTTATTTCTTGGGTGGAAAAACATATTTTGCGCTGGATGAAATACGCAACAATCTGCTTTGCACTTTCCGCATCGAACACAGTTGGCAATTTTTGTAGCGAGTGTTTCTAGGTTTCCGTATTTTAAAATTCTTGCTTCTAATTCTAATAAGTTGAAAGAAGGAGTGAATACTTTGTTGATGATGGATTTGTTGACTAACTTTTCTGGGTTCATCATTCCTTTCGGATCTATCTCGGCGCGGTATTTTTTTAATTCTTCAATGGTTGAGTCTTCTAAGTATTTAATTTTTGTAATGCCTATTCCGTGTTCGCCGCTGACAACACCTTTTAGCTCGACTGTTTTTTCCATTACTTCATCAACTAAATGTTCCGCTCGTTTCATCATCTCTAAGTCATTTGAAAAGACGGGAATATTTACATGGATGTTTCCATCACCTGCATGCATATGTGTTGCGATGATTAATACAGTGTTGATTGTATTTGTGAAGGTAGTCTGAAATTTTTCTATCCAGGATTCGTAACCTCTGAGTATTACTTTTAATTCCGTTCTAAATTCTAACATAGCTGATCTGCTTTGAATTTCATTTTTATCTAGATGCAGAATTTTTTCTTTTGCTTCCTTGGTAATTTTCAGGAGTGCATCAATCTTATCGTGAATCTCAGTCTGTTTAATTGAATGCTGGATATGATGCAATTGTCCTTCGAATGTATTTAGAAATTTATTTTGAATAAATCTTTCTTCTCGAACATTGATTTCATCTACCCAATTACAAAATTCTGAAATAGAGGCTAATGGCAACACTATGTCTTCATTTAGCTTGAATGCATTGGTTCTTTTGGCAATTGCTCCTAAATGCTTTCTATCATTCCAAAACAAATTCCCTTCCCGCTTATCTTTTGCGGTATGAATTTTGGTATTGTCGTTTTGGTGGATAATGCTAATTAGCTTATCAACTCCTGCGATCAAATCCTCTTCCTTATTCGCCGCCATATCAATTAATAGAACTGCTTTAGGTGTTTGGTTTACGTCTGATTTGACCCTGTAATTAATTGCTTTAATGTATTCTTGGTCAAAATGTTCTAGTGCAAGCAAGGAAGCTTTACTTTCTAATGAAAAGGAATTAGATATTTCAACAATGATTCTACCTGCTTCGTTGAAGTTTTCTCCAAAGAATTCGATACAAAATGTTTTTTCAAAAATATAAGTAGGGTATAATATGAATTCTGCGCTCAGGATGACTCCATCGGTTCCTTCCTTTTGTAGTCCCGGAACTCCTCCGAGCACTTTATTTGTAATGTCTTTCCATAGTCCTGGCTTTCTTAACTCATCCCCGCGCAGGCTTATTTCTTTTTGGTTGCCTTTGTTTTTATTGGTTACGCGAAATAATACAGTATCCTCATGCATAATTTTTCTGTATTGATGATTGGTTCTTTCTATCGATAGTGTATCGCCCTGTGGAGATACAAATTCATAGGATAAAATATTGTCTATCGTAGTTCCCCATTTAACAGCGTGTTTGCCTCCAGCGTTTTCTGCGATGTTGCCGCCAATGGTGGATGCCCATGCACTCGTAGGATCGGTTGCAAATACATAACCGGAATTATGCATGGCTTTGATAGCGTCTTCTGTGATTACTCCCGCTTCTACTTTTACTGACTTACAATGAATATCGTTTCCTGAATTTGTTTTTAGAACTTTATCTGCAATAGGAAATATTTTGTTTAATTTTTCTGTGTTGAGGATAATGCAATTAGCCGCTAAAGGAACGGCACCACCTGTGAGTCCAGTAAGACCGCCACAGATGATTACTTTGTAACCAATCTTATCAATTGCTTTTAGGATTGCAGGGATTTGAAGAGTTGAATATGGGCGGATAACGGCAAACGGAAGATGGAGTCTCCAATCGGTTGCATCGGTCGCGTGACTAATAATAGTAAACGGATCAAAGAAGATATTTTCTTTTCCGCAAATTCCACCTAGCTCTTTTGAAATTTTTTCCTGTTTTGAAATGGTTTCATTGATATCCGACTTTAGCTCGTTGATTTTACTTTCTACTTCTTGGATTACATGTAGGACATCTTTGTTTTCATTGGATTGTTTTTTTACAATCGCGAAGTCATGATCGATTTGAGTAAAGAAATTTTTCTTCATCCGAAAGGATTCTACTAGATGGTGCTTTAGATAAGGGTTTCTGAAGTGGATGAATAGTTCTCCTATTATCCGCATTAACAAACGTGCAGAGCGCCCGGTGACTCTTTCTCTGCGTAGCTTTTCGAGAACATTCCACATTTCTTCTGAAAACAAAATCTCGATAATTTTTTTATCATCGGCGGAAGTATAATTGTATGGGATTTCTCTATAGGATTCAAATTTCATTTTTTTATTCCTCAATTATATAAACCTATAGAATTGATTATTTGTCAATGAATGAATTGGAGGATTGTTCGCTATATTGGATGATTTAAATCTAATAATCTTCTAGAGTTTGAATCGATATTGTTTTAACTGTTTGTAAACTATACCCCATCTAGCAGTTCCCCTTGCAGTTCAAGTAGCAGTCCATGTAGGGGTTTTGACAATTGGTGAGTAAGATTAAACTGCAACATGAACTGCAAGGAGAACTGCAACAAGGTGTATCGTTAACCTATATTTAATATTTCAATGAGTAGACTTAAACCGAAAAGCATTTGACAGGCTTAGATGGACGAACAGCATGAGCCGAGTATCCTAAAAGGAAAAGACAACTTAGAAATGCTTTTTTTTAGACCCAATGAAACATATAAAAATGAAATCACTCTTACAAAAGAAGAGATTGAGCATCTTCGTAGTCTACGTATGAATGATATAGAGAAAGAAATTGAAGTAAGAGATGGACTTGGAAATTCTTATATTTTCCAAGTAGGGGCTAAGAGCAAATCTGGCAAATTACTTGAAAAGCGAACGACTGTTTTGTCCGAGCGCAAAATAGGAGTTGCCTCTGCAATTCCAAAAGCACAACGGCTAGATTTTCTATTACAAAAAAGCACTGAGATTGGAATTACTGATTTTTATTTTATTAATTTCTTTCAATCTGAAAGGCGCGATTTGAATACTGAGCGGTGTAATAAGATTATCCTCGAAGCCTGCTCTCAATCCAAACGTCATTCCATTCCAAGTATCAAGCTTTACAATTCATTGGAAAATTTCTTAAAAGAGCATGAGAATGTTCTACTTCTAAATCCTGATGCCTTACAGCCATTATCCGAGAATGCGAATTGGAATTTAATTCCAGTCATCGGTCCGGAAGGCGGATTTAGAAAAGAAGAATTAGAAATGCTCGAAAATGCAAAAGCAAAATCCTATTCTCTCGGCACAAATATCTTACGAATCGAAACCGCCCATATATTCATGACAAGTCTATTGAGTTTCCAAACACTGGGATAAGAATTTGCCACGGAGGCACAGAGACACGGAGGAATTTAAAGAGAGTTGGGGTAATAAAATAATGCTTATTTTTCTATTTCAAGTTCTTTTTACGCAAAACCTGAATAAAAGCACTCTTTGAATTGACGCGCATAAATAGAACTAGCGCAATCCCAAATCCCTCTGTGACTCAGTGTCTCTGTGGCAAAAAGAACTTTTCGCAAGTCAAGTTATCATTGACTAAATAGTGCTTTAAAATAATTTCTGAGTAGGGTGTTAACCCTGAACTTTTAATTGGAGAAAATTATGAAACGCATACTATTGATTTTGTGCATACTATTTAGTTTTGTTTTTTTGTCAGATTGCAAAGACAAAAAGAAAGAAAACAAAAGCTTGCAGGCTGGAATTGTTACCTTTAGCAAAGGGGACGTTAAGTTATTATCTAAAGATGGAAAAGAAAAAAAAATCCAGAAGGATATGTTCTTCTTTAAAGATGATATTATTGTGACAGGTAAAGACGGAATCGTTGATATTCAATTAGCCGATGGAGTGGTCATTCGAATTAAACAAAATTCAAAACTAAAATTACAGGACATTATAGTAGGGGATAATGGCAACACAATCAATGCAAAGCTTGCACTAGAAGCAGGAAAAGTATTTGCTAAGACAGATAAAAAATTAGGAGCCGACAGTTCTTTTAAAATATCGACACCTACATTTACAGCTGGAATTCGTGGAACTGAATTTATAGTAGAAGATTCCGAAGGCAAAGATCAAACCCTTGTATCCGATGGCTCCGTCGCTGTAGATACGCTCGATGAAAGTGGAAATCCTTCTGGAAAAGAATCAGTGATCGAAAAAGGAAAAAAAGGTGTAGTTGAAAAGGACTCCATTAAGAGTCAAGATTTGTCACCAGAAGAATTAGCTGAACTAAAGGAAGATTCCCAAACGATTTCTTCTATCACGGAAGATGCCAAGAAGAGAATGGAAGAGATTATCCGCGGAGTAGACGATCAAAAACAAATCAATCGTGATACTCTCGAAGAGCAAATGCAAAAGAATTCCACTGAACTCAATGATTTAAAAGACAAAAATCAACAACTCCTAGATGAACAAAAACAAAAAAACAAAGATCTCATCAATGAAACAACAGGCAAGACAAACGAACAAAAGAGCGAGATCAAAGATAAAACAAAAGCACAAACCGATGAAGTAAAAGGCAAAGGCAATAGCGAACTCGAAGAGATGAAGAACAAAAATAAAATCGACAAGAGTCAGTTTGGTCCAAAATAAATGAAACTAAATAAAAACATTCTAACAACAATCCTTCTCGGAGGATTGTTGATCGGCTTATCGTTATTATCCCAGGAAGAAGTAGGAAATCGTTTTCTCCTTCCCGAAGATTTTAAAGTATACGCAGGAAATCACGGAGTAGTCAATCATCCCGTGCAGGGGCTAACAGAAAAAACCCTCACAACACGAAATCTATTCCAAAAAACTCCCGGTTGTTATATCGCCTGTTATTCCCGCGATTCAGAAAAGGGAATTTATTCTGTTGGAGATGGAATCTTCGTCATGGGACAAATTCGAGTAAAAGGTAAATACGACGAGCGAGTTTGCAAACCCGATCAATTTGAAAACAAAGACATCAGCGCCGAACAAAAATTCAAAGATCTATGTAATAAGCATATTCCCAATTGTGTTAAGAATTGCTGGGCAGGCGGTGATACCGGTGGTTGGTTCGGGATTCAGTGATACGGGTAATTGGATTTATTCGTTGAATTAGAACTTTCAGGTGTTGAGGGCACTTCGATAGAAAAATTTTGTATCGAAGTGCCGACTGCTTATTCTACCTCAATCGTAACAATAACTTGCTTCTCTGGTGGAGTGTCTTTGTCGAATGGTTGCTTGTATTCAAATTCGACTTTGCCTTCTCCTTTTTCTAGAGCGCGGATATAGAAGATTTGGTATTCCTGGATACTGACTTCTTTATCATCTGTCTTCTTTGGTTGAATGACTCTTGGTTTGAACGGCTGTTTTAGATTATCCGCTAGCTTGCGTAACTTCCAGCTATAACCGGTAGCCATTTTTACGGGAAGCTTGATTCCTTCTAGCTTCCCTTTTTTTACTTTTATAGTGATTGCATCTGTGTCTTCTTCGATTGTAGTGATATGATTTACTTTTTTTACAATCCTTTTCTTGGATGTCG
This Leptospiraceae bacterium DNA region includes the following protein-coding sequences:
- a CDS encoding DUF3683 domain-containing protein yields the protein MKFESYREIPYNYTSADDKKIIEILFSEEMWNVLEKLRRERVTGRSARLLMRIIGELFIHFRNPYLKHHLVESFRMKKNFFTQIDHDFAIVKKQSNENKDVLHVIQEVESKINELKSDINETISKQEKISKELGGICGKENIFFDPFTIISHATDATDWRLHLPFAVIRPYSTLQIPAILKAIDKIGYKVIICGGLTGLTGGAVPLAANCIILNTEKLNKIFPIADKVLKTNSGNDIHCKSVKVEAGVITEDAIKAMHNSGYVFATDPTSAWASTIGGNIAENAGGKHAVKWGTTIDNILSYEFVSPQGDTLSIERTNHQYRKIMHEDTVLFRVTNKNKGNQKEISLRGDELRKPGLWKDITNKVLGGVPGLQKEGTDGVILSAEFILYPTYIFEKTFCIEFFGENFNEAGRIIVEISNSFSLESKASLLALEHFDQEYIKAINYRVKSDVNQTPKAVLLIDMAANKEEDLIAGVDKLISIIHQNDNTKIHTAKDKREGNLFWNDRKHLGAIAKRTNAFKLNEDIVLPLASISEFCNWVDEINVREERFIQNKFLNTFEGQLHHIQHSIKQTEIHDKIDALLKITKEAKEKILHLDKNEIQSRSAMLEFRTELKVILRGYESWIEKFQTTFTNTINTVLIIATHMHAGDGNIHVNIPVFSNDLEMMKRAEHLVDEVMEKTVELKGVVSGEHGIGITKIKYLEDSTIEELKKYRAEIDPKGMMNPEKLVNKSIINKVFTPSFNLLELEARILKYGNLETLATKIANCVRCGKCKADCCVFHPAQNMFFHPRNKNLAIGSLIEAVLFEVQRYRNISFELLRHLEEIADNCTICHKCKIPCPVKIDTGEISILERNLLVQKGIKRSSAVTELTLDYLSSTSPAYNRLIHSTVLAVGGRLQSISSYLASPFQSIKPISKTYAMRMLQVPMMKSSFKILHDYLPECNSNQILMFEGSDAPEKTIFYFPGCGSERMFSDISLAGLYLLLKSKARVIIPPPYLCCGFPFSVNGKEEEHSKIVLRNLIIFNQIKEMFKYLNFNAVSVTCGTCKEALEHMGVGEIFETKVNDILNVVDVAVNTGEKVLYHRPCHDSLENKGIETIKEKIGCEATLVPHCCSEAGTLALSRPEISSNMRKRKTEALKNALDTDNTNNVILTNCPSCVQGLGKQRRTGIKAEHVMVYMARKQGGEDWKKEAVLLLKNFDRVTF
- a CDS encoding 16S rRNA (uracil(1498)-N(3))-methyltransferase, giving the protein MDEQHEPSILKGKDNLEMLFFRPNETYKNEITLTKEEIEHLRSLRMNDIEKEIEVRDGLGNSYIFQVGAKSKSGKLLEKRTTVLSERKIGVASAIPKAQRLDFLLQKSTEIGITDFYFINFFQSERRDLNTERCNKIILEACSQSKRHSIPSIKLYNSLENFLKEHENVLLLNPDALQPLSENANWNLIPVIGPEGGFRKEELEMLENAKAKSYSLGTNILRIETAHIFMTSLLSFQTLG
- a CDS encoding FecR domain-containing protein, which codes for MKRILLILCILFSFVFLSDCKDKKKENKSLQAGIVTFSKGDVKLLSKDGKEKKIQKDMFFFKDDIIVTGKDGIVDIQLADGVVIRIKQNSKLKLQDIIVGDNGNTINAKLALEAGKVFAKTDKKLGADSSFKISTPTFTAGIRGTEFIVEDSEGKDQTLVSDGSVAVDTLDESGNPSGKESVIEKGKKGVVEKDSIKSQDLSPEELAELKEDSQTISSITEDAKKRMEEIIRGVDDQKQINRDTLEEQMQKNSTELNDLKDKNQQLLDEQKQKNKDLINETTGKTNEQKSEIKDKTKAQTDEVKGKGNSELEEMKNKNKIDKSQFGPK
- a CDS encoding protease inhibitor I42 family protein; the encoded protein is MNKILKVVLILSLIVATNSAFATSKKRIVKKVNHITTIEEDTDAITIKVKKGKLEGIKLPVKMATGYSWKLRKLADNLKQPFKPRVIQPKKTDDKEVSIQEYQIFYIRALEKGEGKVEFEYKQPFDKDTPPEKQVIVTIEVE